From a single Bryobacter aggregatus MPL3 genomic region:
- a CDS encoding adenylosuccinate synthase: MANLIVLGAQWGDEGKGKIVDLFSESFDLVVRYQGGHNAGHTVYIGEKKFVLKLIPSGILRPGVKAVIGNGVVIDPAALMDEIGQLESAGIDVRSQLLISNRAHVIFPFHRMVEKVGEAREDRVAIGTTSRGIGPCYEDKIGRRGIRMADLVSPQGFEQMYRMLCEDKMTLATAFRVSEVIDFNKILEQYRQFTEKLRPMVCDSASYVNRAILDGKKVMFEGAQGTMLDIDHGTYPFVTSSNASAGGACTGAGVPPTRIDGIIGVSKAYITRVGAGPFPSEIHGEQGDQIRKAGNEFGSVTGRPRRCGWFDVPLLRYTATINGFDSMIITKLDVLDDLTEIPVCVGYEIDGKAITDMPATNEEVSKIVPVYETLPGWKSPTKGITDLNQIPKAAMDYLKFLEKQTGVEVGCVSNGPERNETIIVPGSKLAALLA, encoded by the coding sequence ATGGCAAATCTCATAGTTCTCGGCGCGCAATGGGGTGACGAGGGCAAAGGCAAAATCGTCGACCTCTTCAGTGAAAGCTTCGATCTGGTAGTCCGCTACCAGGGCGGGCACAATGCGGGGCACACCGTTTATATCGGTGAGAAGAAGTTCGTTTTGAAGCTCATCCCGAGCGGAATCCTGCGTCCGGGCGTGAAGGCGGTGATCGGCAACGGTGTCGTCATTGACCCGGCGGCGCTCATGGACGAGATCGGGCAGTTGGAAAGCGCTGGCATCGATGTCCGCTCGCAACTGCTGATTTCGAACCGCGCGCATGTGATCTTCCCGTTCCACCGGATGGTCGAGAAAGTGGGCGAGGCTCGTGAGGATCGTGTCGCCATCGGCACGACGTCGCGCGGCATCGGTCCCTGCTACGAGGACAAGATCGGGCGCCGTGGCATCCGCATGGCCGATCTGGTGTCGCCGCAGGGCTTCGAGCAGATGTATCGCATGCTGTGCGAAGACAAAATGACGCTGGCGACGGCCTTCCGGGTGTCCGAGGTCATCGACTTCAACAAGATTCTCGAGCAGTACCGCCAGTTCACCGAAAAGCTGCGCCCGATGGTCTGCGATTCGGCCAGCTACGTCAATCGCGCCATCCTCGACGGCAAGAAGGTGATGTTTGAGGGCGCACAAGGCACGATGCTCGACATCGACCATGGCACCTATCCCTTTGTCACCTCCTCCAATGCGAGCGCCGGCGGCGCCTGCACGGGCGCTGGCGTGCCGCCGACGCGGATTGACGGCATCATCGGCGTCTCGAAGGCCTACATCACGCGTGTGGGCGCCGGACCCTTCCCGAGCGAAATCCACGGTGAACAGGGCGACCAGATTCGTAAGGCTGGCAACGAATTCGGCAGCGTGACGGGCCGTCCGCGCCGTTGTGGCTGGTTCGACGTGCCGCTGCTGCGCTATACGGCGACGATCAATGGCTTTGACAGCATGATCATCACCAAGCTCGATGTGCTGGACGATCTGACCGAGATTCCGGTATGTGTCGGCTACGAGATCGACGGCAAGGCCATCACCGATATGCCGGCGACCAACGAGGAAGTCTCGAAGATCGTTCCGGTGTATGAGACCTTGCCAGGCTGGAAGAGCCCGACCAAGGGCATCACGGACCTGAACCAGATTCCAAAGGCCGCAATGGACTATCTGAAGTTCCTCGAGAAGCAGACAGGTGTTGAGGTGGGCTGCGTGTCCAATGGACCGGAGCGCAACGAGACGATCATTGTGCCGGGATCGAAGCTCGCCGCGCTGCTGGCCTAA